Proteins encoded by one window of Halomonas sp. SH5A2:
- a CDS encoding adenylosuccinate synthase, protein MGKNVVVLGTQWGDEGKGKIVDLLTESASAVVRFQGGHNAGHTLVIDGEKTVLHLIPSGVLRPGKTCIIGNGVVLSPEALIKEIRELEAKGVPVRERLRLSPACPLILPYHVSLDQAREKARGVAKIGTTGRGIGPAYEDKVARRGLRLGDMLHRERFASKLGEVLDYHNFVLVNYHGEPAVDFQKVLDSAMQMADELRPMVSDTVSMVHDLRKAGENILFEGAQGSLLDIDHGTYPYVTSSNTTAGGTATGSGVGPLYLDYVLGITKAYTTRVGSGPFPTELFDAHGRHLAEKGHEFGATTGRPRRCGWFDAVALRHAVQINSVSGICLTKLDVLDGLENIRVCVGYRSKDGEVLDTPVDSEGYEALEPVYQDLPGWKESTLGVKKVEELPANARAYISFLEEKVGTSIDIISTGPDRVETIVLRNPFDG, encoded by the coding sequence ATGGGTAAGAATGTCGTAGTCCTGGGGACCCAGTGGGGCGATGAAGGTAAGGGCAAAATCGTTGATTTGCTGACCGAGTCAGCGTCGGCGGTGGTGCGTTTTCAGGGTGGTCATAACGCCGGTCATACGCTGGTGATTGACGGTGAAAAAACCGTGCTTCACCTGATTCCTTCCGGCGTGCTGCGGCCTGGCAAGACCTGCATCATCGGTAATGGCGTCGTGCTCTCGCCCGAAGCGCTTATCAAAGAAATTCGTGAGCTTGAAGCCAAGGGCGTTCCGGTACGTGAACGCTTGCGCTTATCGCCTGCCTGCCCGCTGATTCTGCCCTACCACGTATCCCTGGACCAGGCCCGGGAAAAAGCCCGCGGTGTCGCCAAGATTGGCACGACGGGCCGGGGTATTGGCCCCGCCTATGAAGATAAAGTCGCTCGCCGGGGTTTGCGCCTAGGCGACATGCTTCACCGCGAACGCTTTGCTTCCAAGCTGGGTGAAGTGCTCGACTATCACAACTTTGTGCTGGTGAATTACCACGGCGAGCCAGCCGTTGACTTCCAGAAAGTTCTCGACAGCGCCATGCAGATGGCCGATGAGCTACGCCCGATGGTTTCTGACACAGTGAGCATGGTGCACGACCTACGGAAAGCCGGTGAGAACATCCTTTTTGAAGGTGCCCAAGGCTCCTTGTTGGATATCGACCACGGGACCTACCCGTATGTCACCAGCTCTAATACCACCGCTGGCGGAACGGCAACGGGCTCCGGTGTTGGGCCGCTATACCTGGATTACGTACTGGGGATTACCAAGGCCTATACCACCCGCGTTGGCTCGGGGCCTTTTCCCACTGAGTTGTTTGACGCCCACGGCCGCCACTTGGCAGAAAAAGGCCATGAGTTTGGCGCCACCACTGGCCGCCCGCGGCGCTGCGGTTGGTTTGATGCCGTCGCGCTTCGCCATGCCGTGCAGATCAACTCGGTGTCCGGCATCTGCCTGACCAAGCTGGATGTGCTCGACGGGCTGGAAAATATCCGCGTCTGCGTTGGTTACCGCAGCAAGGACGGTGAAGTGCTCGACACGCCGGTCGATTCGGAAGGTTATGAAGCTCTCGAGCCGGTCTATCAGGACCTGCCAGGCTGGAAAGAGTCGACCCTGGGCGTGAAAAAGGTCGAAGAACTGCCGGCCAATGCGCGGGCCTACATCAGTTTCCTGGAAGAAAAAGTAGGTACCAGTATCGACATTATTTCCACCGGCCCGGACCGTGTCGAAACGATTGTGCTGCGCAATCCATTCGATGGATAA
- the cobO gene encoding cob(I)yrinic acid a,c-diamide adenosyltransferase, translated as MTDRNTRHKTSMEKLKARVDEKVADATEQRGLVLINTGNGKGKTTAAWGTVTRALGYGYKVGVVQFIKGLWECGERNRLEEDPNLSVAIMDTGFTWETQNREADTQACQAVWQDAEKMLADPDTYLVVLDEITYMLKFGYLDIATVKAAIENRPREQTVIITGRNAHRELVAMADTVTEMQEVRHAFNNGIQARRGIDF; from the coding sequence ATGACCGACCGAAATACACGCCATAAAACATCGATGGAAAAACTCAAGGCACGCGTCGATGAGAAGGTCGCGGATGCCACCGAGCAGCGTGGTTTAGTGCTCATCAACACTGGCAACGGCAAGGGCAAGACAACAGCGGCTTGGGGCACGGTGACCCGCGCCCTCGGCTACGGCTATAAAGTGGGCGTTGTTCAATTTATCAAGGGGCTGTGGGAATGCGGCGAGCGCAATCGACTGGAAGAAGACCCCAACCTGAGCGTTGCCATCATGGACACTGGTTTTACCTGGGAAACGCAAAACCGGGAAGCAGATACCCAGGCATGCCAAGCCGTATGGCAAGACGCAGAGAAAATGCTGGCCGACCCGGACACCTATCTGGTGGTGCTGGACGAGATCACCTATATGCTCAAATTTGGCTATCTGGATATTGCCACGGTCAAAGCCGCCATAGAAAACCGCCCACGCGAACAGACCGTGATTATTACCGGCCGCAACGCTCACCGCGAACTCGTCGCCATGGCGGATACGGTGACCGAGATGCAGGAAGTCCGCCATGCCTTCAACAACGGCATCCAGGCGCGCCGCGGTATCGATTTTTAA
- a CDS encoding YajQ family cyclic di-GMP-binding protein yields the protein MPSFDIVSEFDQHEAANAVDQANREVQSRFDFKGVDASFTLEKDTVQLEAEVDFQLKQMLDVLRTRLIARGIDARCMDIKDPVLSGVKARQEVALKQGLDQSEAKDVVKRIKASKLKVQAQIQGEKVRVTGKKRDDLQSVMSLLRGEEGPELPLQFDNFRE from the coding sequence ATGCCCTCATTTGATATTGTCTCTGAGTTTGACCAGCACGAAGCGGCCAATGCCGTCGACCAAGCCAACCGCGAAGTCCAGTCCCGTTTTGATTTCAAGGGCGTAGATGCATCGTTCACACTTGAAAAAGACACGGTGCAGCTTGAAGCCGAGGTCGATTTTCAGCTCAAGCAGATGCTGGATGTCTTGCGTACCCGCTTGATTGCACGGGGTATCGACGCACGCTGCATGGATATTAAAGACCCTGTGCTATCGGGCGTCAAAGCCCGTCAGGAAGTGGCGCTCAAGCAGGGGCTGGATCAAAGCGAGGCGAAAGACGTCGTCAAGCGTATCAAGGCCAGTAAGCTTAAAGTCCAAGCACAAATTCAAGGTGAAAAGGTGCGCGTCACGGGGAAAAAACGTGACGACTTGCAAAGCGTTATGTCGCTATTGCGCGGTGAAGAAGGACCGGAGCTGCCGCTTCAGTTCGATAACTTCCGGGAATGA